The genomic segment aaaataatattctataaaaatagttaaaaataaatactaagtagcttatataagagctatataagctattaaaaactatataggccgttaagtatagttaataaagttaagcccttttttttataaaatcgtaaattttaaaaacttattaaaaatacctatttattacttatatataatagggttaaatactttaaaaatcttattttttatagcctcttaataccctattttatattttttaaatagttttttttataacttaattataattaagtaattatcgcttattaataatcccttttattacttagttaatcttttaaaattaataatctcgcgccgggagttaatataaaaagaagccctttagtggctttttaaaggatttttttcttttcctcttaaatcttcgtttttttagcttttttttaagctaataataacttaagtaagaggtcgtaaaactattttaaaatagctactttttttttaagttaatctccgagatccgtaatactcttaactcgatattattaaaacctttaaatcccctctttttttattaaaccgtctcttatattatatttttaaataatacttagagagtagttaagggagctataaagaggttatttaaattataagcttaaggtcgtacttataaaatccttataataataaacttttttatatattataaatctcttagcttaataacttttataaggttatttttattactaaataagaatatttatatttaaaaatccttttttttaatcgcgcggtactcttttatattatattattaagcttattcgttatgctaattaattaagtaagtagttattacgtaaatatttttttttattaatttaattagttaatttctaattacgggccggctataaaaaagttatttaataaaaaagctactcggggtaatagtaaaaggctagttacttaagtagttccgttaattaacgtattttaatataataaacgtcgacctttcgtaagtaataaagggctataattacttaattccgtatagtatttaaaaatcgcctctttttttatttatttttataaggttaattagtataaatctcctatcccgtacggtattaaaaggtcgttttttttacgtaataaaataccttattaatttataataatagaatttaattattaattaatattaatatccctattataaaatagttagttcgaaccgtagttaacgaagagattaattaaactatataaatatctatataagtataaaaaggaggttctaactataggttaggctagctacgataattataaataaggcccctaattggcccctgcgcagtcggctatatgccgcggtcgaattagacttctaatccgacataTAGAATAGCGTCTTAGTCACTTACCCAAATAAGCATGCACCACAAGTCAGTGACGAGTATTCTGGCATCTGAAAACCTACGCTTTCTTATTTTCTGCATGGCTCTAGGGTGGCAGAATTGTGGTCGCAAGCTCTTGAGGTGCTGTTTATTCCTCTAGAGAGAACTCTGATGATCTGGCCAACTGGTACGAAGAAAGTATAACATTTAAGTGTCTTTCCTCTTGGGAAGCCCAAAAGACTTATGTAACGGCAATCGATTGACATGTTCAGTTGGTGCAAACGGGCTGTCAACTCTTGCATTGCCGTGTGTTCTCCTTTAACAAAGTGAAGTAAACGTTGGGTGTATCGCGTAAAATCATGCAAACTTCTTCTTCGCCAACTCGAACCTTCCTGATGGAAACATTCAGGCCGTTAAAACATGCCGGAGTAAAGAAAGGTTGTCAATGCATGCTATCCTTGGGAGTTGAATTTCATAGCCATCTCACATCGAATCAAGAAGCGATGGAATTTTTGTAATGTAGTGGGCAAGAATGGATATGACCTTGAAGACCCACGAGTTAACCTTTGGTGCTTCAAAGTAACGCAAGTGAAGTGCTTCACGGTTAATGATAGGGATGGTGAAATTGACAGATGGGCCAGATCCATGGCTCACAAACATACGGGTCATTGGCCTGGGTATTGTCGTATAACTCGCCCCTTTCTCAACAACTGTAACAAGAGGAAATAAGCTGAGAGGTTAATTCAAGTCCAAAGAAGTGAGATGAAATATACAGAGCAaagccaaaaaaaaaaatggcTTCAAATATTTTCGACCAAATCCGCCAACACTTCCTTTCTCCGATTGAAGAAGATACTAGCATGTGTTTCGTCTTCGATTCTGAGGCTAGCACTGCTTCCCAGCCGCTTCGCAATTTGTATTCCGTGATTCATGGGGACAAACGTGTCATGTTTACCATACCAGAGCCGTATAGGCAAATCAGACCAAATGTCCTCGATACGGAATCCAAACTCCGTGCCAATCAGGTGACCATCATTGGTTACGCCATCAATCCCCTGAGCGTAGTACTGTCGACTTGCCATGACCATTCGCCACACAATCTCTCTGTCCGTCCAGATCCCGGTTTCTTGTTTAGGAAAAGTTGCTTTCTTCTTTTCCGCATCCTGGAGTTGTCGTTCGAGTCGTTCTTCGTCCGAGAGATGAAAGCGCCCTTGCTGATGGAAGAACCATCCGGCGATTCGAGGGACGTAGCGCCACCCGTAGTTGAAACCGACCCAGTGGAACCATCCGGCTCCGCTCATACCGATGTCGGGCGGCCCGATACCGCAGACGATGGATACGCATTTGAGCTTCTCGCGAGGCATTGAGGTCGCACAGGCTAAGGCGTAGGGACCGCCTCCAGACACGCCCTATCAAATGTCAGCAACAGAGTCACAGTACGAGCGGTTTACAAACATACCAGAACCCCATATTCCTTCAGCTTCAAATGCGTCGCAAGGTGTTCCAAGTCTTTGGCGTGGTCGAGTAATGTTCGTCCGGGTTGAGGAGTGCTGAGTCCCATTCCCGGACGATCTGTTGCAATGATTCGAGCTCCTACATCCAAGGCTGCTTCGTGAAGGTGGCCAGCTTCGATGCGCGAGCCTGGGAGGCCATGACAGTAGAGGATCGGTTTACCCGTCGCGAGTCCAAACTGCGAATACCCGAGTTTTCGTCCATCTGGCAGCGTGAAGGTGTCAGAGGTATCGGGCTCTGGAACCAATCTCGTAGCCAAAGGCGGAGGTGACAATTCCGCTGTAATCGCCCCTGTGTTGCTGTTCCCAAACAGCAATGACTTGATGTATGATATTGACATCATGGCGGATGCATGTGTAAAGCGCTAGCGCCTCGAAGGTCCTCCAACTATGCACACTGCGGATGGGGCTTGTATTTATGTAATTTTTGTCCAAGATCATAGTGCTTATGTCGGTCCGGAAGGATGCGGCGTTGGCATGAAGATCGCGAATGATTTGGTCGCATCGGGCTAGACTCCCGAAAGTGCCCGACGTCGCGCACGGGGCTCAGATATTGGTCGTTCAACTTCGGGTAGTACATTGCCCCGTCGTTGTAAGCACACGTGAGCTCGTGAGTCACCAGCTAATCTGCGGAAGGTTTTTCGTCTGGAGACCATTCTCCCTCGTTGGGTTTGGGAAAATGAGAAGCTCTAGACGGTGGACTAGGGTTCCATGCAACGCATGGTGGAACTTGAATGGTGATGGGGTGGTGGGTATCGAGCCCCACTGATCCCATCCAAGGATACCATAAACTAATTTAGAGTTTACTGAACTAGTACGGGTCCCTGTTGAGCCAAATTTGACAACGTCCTTGTCCCTGTAGATTGTCCTTCATATTCCAGATATCCCAGGCGGCTAAGCTAGGAAAAGATAGGAAGTGTACTTACAAAGGAACTATGGAGGATGCTTCTCAAGAAGTCCATGTCCATCACGTAGCAAGGTTTTTCAGGGTGATAGCACAGggtaggttattattacctagtcCTTGTCCTCAATTGTAGCAAACAAGCCACTGGGGGCAAACCTGTCGCACTACAAGCTCTACCTATAGTCTATGAATCTAGTCATGCTTTGAAAATTGGCACCCGAGTCCCAAAAGATCTGCTTGTAGAAGAGTGCAGCTGCCTTCCTCAGCCGTGATAGTATCCAGAATGCCGTGCAACTGCGTCGACAATTCTTCTATCTCCTTGGTAATTCTCTCTTGACGCGCTCCGGGACTCTCAAGGATACTCGTACGCATTAGTGACATGTCTCTCATAGCATCGCTCCCATTTCCTTGGTTGAAGAAGGACTCTACTCTAGATAGTGCTTCCATCTTCCTTTTCCGTATTCGATCCCGTCGTTTGTGAGCCCTAATATTGACACGTTCATCAGTATTAGCGCTGTATGAAGGCTCAGGTAGAATATGTTGTACTTGGGAGCCAAGCTTGTGGATGCAAATGAGCACATGAGGTAAGTCTTACCTCTGAATACTACGCTCCTCCATCGATATGATGGATGGCAGAAATTCTCGAAAGTTCTTTCTACAACCATACAATCTGGATGCTGCAATGGGATCTCGGAAGCGCTTACAGAGTAAAAGCTGGGAGTAGCTAAAACGGGAGTGTCGCGTGGAAGTTGAGGAGACCATCACGCTTGTGGCGGAGGGGATACCGGCTTTTTGGGGGAAACGTAGGAAGTAGCCTTGGCTCCTGGAAAAGAACTATCGAACAGTCAGTAAGATCGAGGGACATGGAGAGCCAGAGACTCTCATCAAGAAACAGTGGCCGCTGGAAGTATTTGTCGCTAGGCCTCAATCTGAGCCTCGATTCTGGGCCAAAATAGGTAAACCAGTGTAGCCTTACCGGGCAAATTAGTAGAAATTCGTTGCGTGAAACAGTCTTACCCTTGATCGGCAAGAAACGAGTCATTGAGTTTACGGGCTTCTGAGGTCAGAATGCTAGCATTCTTCGCAAGCATGCATTACGTGTTTTCAGCTGGACAGATCCCCAGGGCCATGGGCCCAGCCATTCTCATCGATGTCTCAGGAGGGCCAGGCTACCTGTGATAAGGCTGACCAAGACACGGCCAATATTTCTATCGTGGATGATGCCTGTCTCAACCAAAATCCCAACAAGAAGGCCTTTGATGTGGGTGCTTTTGCGTCAGAATCAGTGCAATTTCGCAGTCAAGACACTGCAATGGCGATTTGCAACCGATTCATTCAGTGATGCTCTCCATGACTCGTAGTCTCTGGCTTGAGACAGCGGATATTCATGTCTCTGCTTGAAAAGCAGCCACAGCCACGAATCCCGACTTAAGAGTAAGCCCGGCCAGTCTCAGCCCTATGAACTTTTGTTATGCGCCGCGTCGCGTGCAAGCCTCCGCGAAAGCGTATTGGATTGGCTGATAGATTTCAAGAAGCGAAATAAATCTACATCATTCCAGATTAAAGAGGGCGATGCATTGCAGATCAGGTGGCATGTGCTGAGACTAATGCAGCATCCGCTTCATAGCTTCCAAGGTCTTTGATGCCAATTATCTTGATGGCTGCGTATGAGGGTTAATTAACTCATGCAAGGTCGTAAAGGCGCACAATGGGAACTGGATTTTCAGGGTCTCCAGCTTTGCATGAAGCAAAGTGGTAATACGTTGTACATAACCGGGGCATAGGCACTGAGACAACCGTCAGACCTTGCTGAATGAAGACAAGGTACTTGGCATGCTATTCCTCTGAAGtggagttttttattttattccTTGAGTCTGCTTCGGAACTTCCGAAACCTCTTTTCTGAAAGGAATGGCATTCTGGGGGGATTTTCAGTCAGGGATGGGGAGAGAAGTGAGACTGCAAGCCCTATCCCGTCTCGGACTGCCTTTCTTGGCTTACAAGGGACCTGTGAACAATATTGGTTCGTATAAAAGTTTCCCATTTGCATCGGCAGAATATGGATGTGTCATACATCAAAGCAGAGCTTTCGCCTCGTGGGCCCATGAAAGCCTCCAACAGCTCGGTCTGGGATGCGGGTCACCGCATGGGCAGATTGGCCCCACCTCGGCCCGAGACGGGACCACCACAACGCGGTGAGTGGGGCTAGTGGAGAGTGCCAGGGTTATCCAAGGTACGGTACCCGCGATACCTCGCCTTAGGACTTTTGAGATGCAGCGCTGCAGTGCTTTTGTGGACGAAACAACTAGAATTGAGATGCTAAAAAGCGACAATAGAGAAGTTGAAGATGTTTTAACCCAAATATTTAGCACTAATGCCGCACCTGGCACTGGTCTTTGCGTATGTCTCTTCCGCACATAGACATTGAACCTTCTATTCCATCAAGAATACCTTCGACGACTCTTTAACAGGACCAGTGCCTGCCTCATTGAATCTCAGCCCtgagtaaaagtagagaagGTGGTCTCTTTTGTAAATGCCATCGCTGGTCGGGCAGGCTTTCCAGATTGACTGAAGCTCGGGTGCACTGGTACTTGGTACCTTGTCCCTAACTACCGTTTCGCAAGTGACCTGCTGTCAGGCCTCAGGGCAGTCTCCCTCCACGTGCCTTCCCATTCTTGAAAGCATGTTCTACCTCAGCCTCAGCCGCGTGGCTTTCCAACGTTCACGGCGCCAAATGGAAACTTGCCGTCTGCTTCTGGCAACGACATTGACGAATAGAGCGCTGCTCCAATATCGAGTACAACTAAGGGATCACTACTTGCTGCAGAAAGTTTCGACATGCAATGCGTCATTTTGCTCCTTGCTGAAGTTTCGTATCGACTTTTCTCATGGCATCGCGCGCACGAGCTTCGTGTTCTCCGGTCCCGTTCGGCACGCTCTGGCTGAGTCTTCGGTACAAGCTGGGATCCGTCTCAACAAATTCAGTGACACGGGACTGACACTGTGCGGCTTGGTACGCTGTATTCGCCATTGTTCTCAAATTGAGTTAGATTTCGGGTACCAACGGTCTAAGTAAGACATGGTAACGAACCTTGTCGCCGAAGCGCCATTGACAAGGACGGAGACGTCTGAGGCAGGCATACTGCAACTAAGGAGGTACTTTTTGACCAGAGAGAGGGATTGGAAACGTGTCGTCTCAGTGGGGGTAATTTGAAAATAATTTGATCGCTAATTTGCTGTTGCAGATGACTCAATGTCAATGGTCTGCTTGAGGGGGAGAAAGCCATGGAGTTCATTGCAGGGTCGCACGTACTTATGGCTAACGGCTGATCGTGAGGACAGGGCCAACACACTCACTCGCCCATCGTACTGACGAGGGTGAGTCCAAGAAGAGGAGCTCTGCAGTCACACAAATTTTCAGGGCCTCAATCCCACGACAGAAAGGACAAAAGCCTTCGCAACAGCCTCAAGTATGTCAGTGCTGTGAACCTAGTCCCAATGCCGAGCGTGGGACGAATCCTATTGGATGGAGCGCCATGTCGGTCAATTCGTCCAATTGGATGGAGTGCCACGTCGGTCAAGATCCCGCCCAAGGCCGTTTATGGGAAGAAAAGAACAAGATCCCCGGGGTCATTTCGAAAAGGAGTTGGACTGAGACTCGTCGGTTTCACCGGCCCTGCGTTTTTCGAGGGACCGCTCAGGATCGTGGGAGGGTGAACTCGGACCATCGCTTTACCTACTAGTCCGTCGGCCATTCTGGCCTCACATGACAAGACCGGCTGCAAGTTGCCTGCGGATGCCTTGCGACGAGTTCATCGCCGTGGAGTTTCCAGCTACTTGGCGCCAACCTGTTCGGGCGGCTTCAAGGCGATTGGCAATATATCCGTCAAGCTTCTAGCCTTCCCCGCGGAAGCAAGGCATGCATCCGGCACCAGCATGCCGGACACTCGAAAACCCACTGAGGTGCCATTCTCCCAGAGATAACCAGGTTCCGCGGTCACATAAACCATGCTCCCCTAACTTGCCAGCTCAATCGAGCCTGGCTTAGTCAACAAGGAACTCTGCGCCAGTGGAACGGCCCATGCCGGGGCCACGTTGTTTTGCCCCAGGATGCTGTCGCCACACATCCACTTGCCTCTTTCGGTGTTCCGGAGGTAAAAGAATAGCTTTATCAGTTGACTCTGGGGATGTACGAATCGGATTTGGGAGAAACAGCAACCCCATACTCAGGGAGTCTTGCGCTGCATCGGCACTGAACGGATACGTCCCTATTGGCGAGCGCAAGATGAGGCCAAGGATGACTACCTTTCCGCCGACACCCTTTTGCAATGGGAGATCTCAAAACGCCGCCTCCTTTGAACATGAGGCCCTGCTCTCGCCTCTCGATCGACAGGCTGAATATTACATCGTGAGTAACACATCGAGCTGTACCACACCTCCTTGTACATGCATACTACGAACAAGCggcaggaggaggaagagtcaGGACTCCCAGGAGTAATGACGAATTTTGGGTGGTGCAAATCGGCACCCCATATTCATCACGGACTCCGCCTTGTTTGCGCCCTTGAAAGGATTGGGCGCTTTGAGCGACGTGCCACCGCCGGCTACTGCAACCAAACTCCCCGTGTGCCCCCCAAGAGCCTGAGAAGACGCTGATGTCTTGTGAAATCGAGCTATGTCGAAAATCTCGGATGCGACAAGCCGGAGAGGCCTTCGGCGAGCTAGATCCGGGCCTAAAGCCGGAGCAAAAGGCTGGCCAGCAAGTTGTTGGCTTCGAGCCTTTGGAGTTGGCTTAAGCGTTTAGGCTTCATCCGTTCCGGCGCCGTTAAAGCTATGGTCTCACGTCATGACGTCGAGCGTCCAAAGCAGTACCCCTCATCGACTTCAGATGACAGGAAGTGCTTGGGCCCCCCCACACATCCGAAATATTCGGAGTCGCTCCCCAAGTCGTCCCCACGTCGTTTGCCATCGCACCTTGCGCGGTGAGAGGTCGCATGTCGGTGTAGCGGCATTCTTTTCGCTGGTGTGTCACAGCTTTGTGCATGTTGCACCTATTCGACTGCAACAAGATGATGCGCTTCAGATTTTGTGCTCGGCCACGTTTCCTCGCAGGGGTACGGCCGTACTATTTTTTGTAAGGACCGAGCTGCATATAAAATGATAAGGTCATGTCACAATATCAGTTTTCAGATCAGGTCATGCCTCCAATATGTCGCTTCACGATGATCCCCCCGCAAACACTCATCAGTGGCCCCTACTCGAAGCCTCGCGTTAATCCAGGCAACTTTTGGCGAAAAAGCGCTCGGCGACGCGTGCGGTAGTCACCGCTACCTTCCACCGGTAAAGCAATTGAGGTTTGTGAATTCTTTTCTTCGCTTATGAGCATCAATATGTACAAGAAATGGGAAAGAATTCACCACGCAGAACTACTCCCGTCAGACCCCATGTCACCGGTGACTATCGCTAGCGCTCTCGGTCAAGGTGTGCGTATCCGTATCGGGAGCCCTGCAGACGGTTGGCTGGAGCCTGGAGGTGAAGTTCCGACGATGCGCTCTAGAAAGAAATGTCATTCTGGGCACCTGGCTTGAAACCCATCCTGGCGTTGTACCCGGGGCTATAACCGACATCCTGCACGTTGTTTCCTTCGGCTTCTGCGAGAACGTCAGCACTTGGACTGGTGGAAAGGGGCGTCATCGCCGTTCGACAACTCACGATTCCAAGCAATCAGTTGCTTCGGTCCAGCGACACACTTTCTCGAATCATCTCGGCAAGCGACGGGCGGCTTAGCGATACCCAGTCGCTTCGTGGACACGGCGTTGGTAACATTGCATTTGAAGTTTTGCATGTACCTTTTCGGCCTGTCAGTATCTTGCCCTTCGATCGTGCCTGGTTAAGGTGACTTACATGTTGGGCTGGCCACCTGCGATGAACGAGTCAGTCAATTGCGCCAAGGGGCGCTCATAAGCGAGGGTGATCTTACATCCATCTGGAATCCAGA from the Colletotrichum lupini chromosome 3, complete sequence genome contains:
- a CDS encoding alpha/beta hydrolase, encoding MMSISYIKSLLFGNSNTGAITAELSPPPLATRLVPEPDTSDTFTLPDGRKLGYSQFGLATGKPILYCHGLPGSRIEAGHLHEAALDVGARIIATDRPGMGLSTPQPGRTLLDHAKDLEHLATHLKLKEYGVLGVSGGGPYALACATSMPREKLKCVSIVCGIGPPDIGMSGAGWFHWVGFNYGWRYVPRIAGWFFHQQGRFHLSDEERLERQLQDAEKKKATFPKQETGIWTDREIVWRMVMASRQYYAQGIDGVTNDGHLIGTEFGFRIEDIWSDLPIRLWYGKHDTFVPMNHGIQIAKRLGSSASLRIEDETHASIFFNRRKEVLADLVENI